In Mycobacterium gallinarum, a single window of DNA contains:
- a CDS encoding thioesterase family protein — MIDCHYRRLDTDGDFSVFESTDGTRSNWDPEIQHGSPPLALMTKLIEELAADTGLRIGRLTLDILGAIPVASVKVRAWVERPGRRISLMMAEMSAARSDRAVARVTAWLLAPGDTTDVATDRYPPLVEGEAAAVPHSWVGATGYLETVSWRRQPETGETGNVVWISPLVPLVDSEPTTALQRLAMVVDSANGAGAALDPEAFMFMNTDTVVHLHRLPAGENFALRARGSIGPDAIGVTTAELFDQQGFIGTCAQTLLVQRLT, encoded by the coding sequence GTGATTGATTGCCACTACCGTCGGCTCGACACCGACGGGGACTTCTCGGTGTTCGAATCCACCGACGGCACCCGGAGCAATTGGGATCCCGAAATCCAGCACGGCTCACCGCCTCTCGCGCTGATGACGAAGTTGATCGAGGAGTTGGCGGCCGATACCGGGCTGCGAATCGGACGTCTGACCCTGGACATTCTCGGCGCGATTCCCGTCGCTTCGGTGAAGGTGCGAGCCTGGGTGGAGCGTCCGGGCAGACGGATCTCGCTGATGATGGCGGAGATGTCGGCGGCCAGGTCCGACCGCGCGGTCGCACGGGTCACCGCGTGGCTGCTGGCCCCGGGCGACACGACCGACGTGGCCACCGACCGCTATCCCCCGCTCGTCGAAGGTGAGGCCGCGGCAGTGCCGCACAGCTGGGTCGGCGCGACGGGCTATCTCGAGACGGTGAGCTGGCGACGCCAGCCCGAGACCGGCGAGACGGGCAACGTGGTGTGGATAAGTCCCCTTGTGCCGCTGGTGGATTCGGAGCCGACGACGGCGCTGCAGCGGCTCGCGATGGTGGTCGACTCGGCGAACGGCGCGGGCGCCGCACTGGACCCGGAGGCGTTCATGTTCATGAACACCGACACGGTCGTCCACCTGCACCGGCTGCCTGCCGGCGAGAACTTCGCGCTTCGGGCCCGTGGTTCGATCGGGCCCGACGCGATCGGCGTCACCACCGCGGAACTCTTCGACCAGCAAGGGTTCATCGGCACCTGCGCGCAGACACTGTTGGTTCAGCGCCTGACATGA
- a CDS encoding RecB family exonuclease, whose product MTDGQESTASRRPALSPSRAADFKQCPLLYRFRAIDRLPEPSSTAQVRGSVVHAALEQLYGLPAAERVPDTAMMLVDPAWERLVAERPNLADDFEPGLRAELLEEARALLSGYYRLEDPTRFDPQSCEQRVEVELEDGTLLRGFVDRIDVAPTGELRVVDYKTGKAPPEARALAEFKAMFQMKFYAVALLRSRGILPARLRLLYLADGQVLDYTPDLDELLRFEKTLMAIWRAIQSAGITGDFRPNPSRMCDWCAHHAHCPVFGGTPPPYPGWPTVPDEGDDDTVLHTRESAA is encoded by the coding sequence ATGACCGACGGGCAGGAGTCGACAGCCTCTCGGCGCCCCGCGCTTTCGCCGTCCCGGGCCGCGGACTTCAAGCAGTGCCCCCTGCTCTACCGGTTCCGTGCCATCGACAGGTTGCCCGAGCCGTCGTCCACCGCGCAGGTGCGTGGTTCGGTGGTACACGCCGCGCTGGAACAGTTGTACGGGCTGCCTGCGGCCGAGCGGGTCCCCGATACGGCGATGATGCTCGTTGATCCGGCGTGGGAGCGCCTCGTCGCCGAGCGGCCCAACCTCGCCGACGATTTCGAACCTGGGCTGCGCGCCGAACTGCTCGAGGAGGCGCGGGCACTGCTGTCGGGGTACTACCGGCTGGAAGATCCGACTCGCTTCGACCCGCAGAGCTGTGAGCAGCGCGTCGAGGTCGAACTCGAGGACGGCACGCTGCTGCGCGGCTTCGTCGACCGCATCGATGTCGCGCCCACCGGCGAGTTGCGGGTCGTCGATTACAAGACCGGCAAGGCGCCACCAGAGGCCAGGGCGCTGGCCGAATTCAAGGCCATGTTCCAGATGAAGTTCTATGCCGTGGCGCTGCTGCGGTCCCGCGGCATTCTGCCCGCGCGGCTGCGGCTGCTTTATCTCGCCGATGGTCAGGTACTGGATTACACGCCCGATCTCGACGAGCTCTTGCGCTTCGAGAAGACGTTGATGGCTATCTGGCGGGCGATCCAATCTGCGGGTATCACAGGCGATTTCCGTCCCAACCCGTCCCGGATGTGCGACTGGTGTGCGCACCACGCACATTGCCCGGTGTTCGGTGGCACGCCACCCCCGTACCCCGGCTGGCCGACTGTCCCCGACGAAGGCGATGATGACACGGTGCTGCACACCCGGGAGTCGGCTGCGTGA
- a CDS encoding tRNA (adenine-N1)-methyltransferase produces the protein MNRTGPFAIGDRVQLTDAKGRHYTMVLTPGGEFHTHRGIIDLDSVIGLPEGSVIKSTNGDQFLVLRPLLVDYVMSMPRGAQVVYPKDAAQIVHEGDIFPGARVLEAGAGSGALTCSLLRAVGPEGKVTSYEVREDHAEHAVRNVTTFFGGRPDNWELVTADIGDYAGPEVDRVVLDMLAPWEVLGSVANALVAGGVLMIYVATVTQLSRTVEALREQKCWTEPRAWESMQRGWHVVGLAVRPQHTMRGHTAFLINVRKLAPGAIAPMPLRRKRQLGGGI, from the coding sequence GTGAACAGGACCGGACCCTTCGCAATCGGTGATCGAGTGCAGCTCACCGACGCGAAGGGCAGGCACTACACCATGGTCTTGACTCCCGGCGGGGAGTTCCACACCCACCGCGGCATCATCGACCTCGACAGCGTGATCGGGCTGCCCGAGGGGAGCGTGATCAAGTCCACCAACGGTGATCAGTTCCTCGTGTTGCGCCCGCTGCTGGTCGACTACGTGATGTCGATGCCCCGCGGCGCGCAGGTCGTCTACCCAAAGGACGCCGCCCAGATCGTGCACGAAGGGGACATCTTCCCCGGTGCACGCGTGCTGGAGGCCGGCGCGGGCTCCGGTGCGCTGACGTGCTCGCTGCTGCGGGCCGTCGGCCCCGAGGGAAAGGTCACGTCGTACGAGGTGCGTGAGGATCACGCCGAGCACGCGGTGCGCAACGTCACGACCTTCTTCGGGGGACGTCCTGATAACTGGGAGCTGGTGACCGCGGACATCGGCGACTACGCCGGGCCTGAAGTGGATCGCGTCGTGCTCGACATGCTGGCGCCCTGGGAGGTGCTCGGCTCCGTCGCGAACGCGCTGGTGGCCGGCGGGGTCCTGATGATCTACGTCGCGACGGTGACCCAGTTGTCGCGAACGGTCGAGGCCCTACGCGAGCAGAAGTGCTGGACCGAACCGCGAGCATGGGAGAGCATGCAGCGCGGCTGGCACGTCGTCGGGCTGGCCGTGCGTCCGCAGCACACGATGCGGGGGCACACGGCATTCCTGATCAACGTCCGCAAATTGGCGCCGGGTGCGATTGCGCCGATGCCGCTGCGGCGCAAGCGCCAACTCGGCGGCGGAATCTGA
- a CDS encoding DUF503 domain-containing protein, with protein sequence MWIGSLEFDLLLGDVHSLKQKRSVIRPLIAELHRRFAVSAAETGSMDLHRRAGVGIAMVSADRSHVVEVLDAAERLVAARPEVELLSARRDLRRSTDD encoded by the coding sequence ATGTGGATCGGCTCGCTCGAATTCGACCTCCTGCTCGGGGATGTGCACTCGCTCAAGCAGAAGCGGTCGGTCATCCGTCCGCTCATCGCCGAACTGCACCGCCGGTTCGCGGTGTCGGCTGCGGAAACCGGCTCGATGGACCTGCATCGCCGTGCAGGCGTGGGCATCGCGATGGTGTCGGCCGATCGCAGCCATGTCGTCGAGGTGCTCGACGCCGCCGAGCGGCTCGTGGCGGCACGCCCCGAGGTGGAGCTGCTCTCGGCGCGGCGGGATCTGCGTCGCAGTACCGACGACTAG
- the arc gene encoding proteasome ATPase, whose product MSESERSEGFGTPHESGMSSDEAAELEELRREAALLREQLESAVGPQSGLRSARDVHQLEARIDSLAARNAKLMETLKEARQQLLALREEVDRLGQPPSGYGVLLSVQDDETVDVFTSGRKMRLTCSPNIDIETLKQGQTVRLNEALTVVEAGHFEAVGEISTLREILADGHRALVVGHADEERIVWLAEPLVAAEFLPDEPEAEDGDDDRPRRLRPGDSLLVDTKAGYAFERIPKAEVEDLVLEEVPDVSYNDIGGLGRQIEQIRDAVELPFLHKELYREYSLRPPKGVLLYGPPGCGKTLIAKAVANSLAKKMAEVRGDDAREAKSYFLNIKGPELLNKFVGETERHIRLIFQRAREKASEGTPVIVFFDEMDSIFRTRGTGVSSDVETTVVPQLLSEIDGVEGLENVIVIGASNREDMIDPAILRPGRLDVKIKIERPDAEAAQDIFSKYLVEELPVHADDLAEFGGDRAACLKAMIEKVVDRMYAEIDDNRFLEVTYANGDKEVMYFKDFNSGAMIQNVVDRAKKNAIKSVLETGQPGLRIQHLLDSIVDEFAENEDLPNTTNPDDWARISGKKGERIVYIRTLVTGKSSSASRAIDTESNLGQYL is encoded by the coding sequence ATGAGCGAGTCCGAGCGTTCTGAAGGATTTGGGACACCCCATGAGTCCGGCATGTCCAGCGATGAGGCAGCCGAACTCGAAGAGCTGCGCCGCGAGGCCGCCCTGCTACGCGAGCAGCTCGAGAGTGCCGTAGGACCGCAAAGCGGTTTGCGCAGCGCGCGCGATGTGCACCAACTCGAAGCCCGGATCGACTCCCTTGCCGCCCGAAACGCCAAGCTGATGGAAACCCTCAAGGAAGCGCGGCAGCAATTGCTCGCGCTACGTGAGGAAGTCGACCGACTGGGTCAGCCGCCCAGCGGATACGGTGTGCTGCTGTCGGTCCAGGACGACGAGACGGTGGACGTCTTCACCTCGGGCCGCAAGATGCGGCTGACGTGCTCGCCGAACATCGACATCGAGACCCTCAAGCAGGGTCAGACGGTTCGCCTCAACGAGGCGCTGACTGTGGTCGAGGCCGGCCACTTCGAAGCCGTCGGTGAGATCAGCACCCTGCGCGAGATCCTTGCCGACGGGCACCGCGCGCTCGTGGTGGGACATGCGGACGAGGAGCGCATCGTCTGGTTGGCTGAGCCGCTGGTCGCCGCCGAGTTCCTGCCCGACGAACCAGAAGCCGAAGACGGTGACGACGACCGTCCGCGCAGGCTGCGGCCGGGCGACTCACTGCTGGTCGACACCAAAGCCGGGTATGCGTTCGAGCGCATCCCCAAGGCCGAAGTCGAGGATCTGGTCCTCGAAGAGGTCCCCGATGTGAGCTACAACGACATCGGCGGTCTGGGCCGGCAGATCGAGCAGATCCGCGACGCCGTCGAGCTGCCGTTCCTGCACAAGGAGCTCTATCGCGAGTACTCGCTGCGGCCCCCGAAGGGTGTGCTGCTGTACGGCCCTCCGGGCTGCGGTAAGACGCTGATCGCCAAAGCGGTGGCGAACTCGCTGGCGAAGAAGATGGCCGAGGTTCGCGGCGACGACGCCCGCGAGGCGAAGTCGTACTTCCTCAACATCAAGGGCCCCGAGCTGCTGAACAAGTTCGTCGGCGAGACCGAACGTCATATCCGGTTGATCTTCCAGCGGGCTCGGGAAAAGGCGTCCGAAGGCACGCCGGTGATCGTGTTCTTCGACGAGATGGACTCGATCTTCCGTACCCGCGGCACCGGTGTGAGCTCCGATGTGGAGACCACGGTTGTCCCGCAGCTGCTATCGGAGATCGATGGTGTCGAGGGTCTGGAGAACGTGATCGTCATCGGTGCCTCGAACCGTGAGGACATGATCGATCCCGCGATCCTGCGGCCCGGCCGTTTGGATGTGAAGATCAAGATCGAGCGCCCAGACGCCGAAGCGGCACAGGACATCTTCTCGAAGTATCTGGTCGAGGAACTTCCCGTCCACGCCGATGATCTCGCCGAGTTCGGTGGCGACCGAGCGGCATGCCTGAAGGCGATGATCGAGAAGGTCGTCGACCGGATGTACGCCGAGATCGACGACAACCGGTTCCTCGAAGTCACCTACGCCAACGGTGACAAGGAAGTCATGTACTTCAAGGACTTCAACTCTGGCGCCATGATCCAGAACGTGGTCGACCGGGCGAAGAAGAACGCGATCAAGTCGGTGCTGGAGACGGGGCAGCCTGGTCTCCGCATACAGCATCTGCTCGACTCGATCGTCGACGAATTCGCCGAGAACGAAGACCTGCCCAACACCACCAATCCTGATGACTGGGCACGGATTTCGGGCAAGAAGGGCGAGCGGATCGTTTACATCCGCACGCTGGTCACCGGCAAGTCGTCGAGCGCTTCACGCGCGATCGATACCGAGTCGAATCTGGGCCAGTACCTGTAA
- a CDS encoding DUF732 domain-containing protein produces the protein MKKLVVSSIGALALGLALAAPAYADDAAFFDAVQAGGIEPNDAALQMGQAVCNEIAAGIPEGTTVVSIYTNTSNDITAEHAQVLYDAAAANLCE, from the coding sequence ATGAAGAAGCTCGTAGTCTCGTCAATTGGAGCGTTGGCACTTGGCCTCGCCCTCGCGGCACCGGCCTACGCGGATGACGCAGCCTTTTTCGACGCAGTCCAGGCGGGCGGTATAGAACCCAACGACGCGGCCCTGCAGATGGGCCAGGCGGTATGCAACGAGATCGCAGCGGGCATCCCGGAGGGCACCACGGTGGTCTCGATCTACACGAACACCAGCAACGACATCACCGCGGAGCACGCACAGGTGCTCTACGACGCGGCCGCCGCCAACCTCTGCGAATAG
- the dop gene encoding pup deamidase/depupylase produces the protein MQRIIGTEVEYGISSPSDPTANPILTSTQAVLAYAAAAGIQRAKRTRWDYEVESPLRDARGFDLSRSAGPPPVVDADEVGAANMILTNGARLYVDHAHPEYSAPECTDPLDAVIWDKAGERVMEAAARHVASVPGAAKLQLYKNNIDNKGASYGSHENYLMSRQTPFSAVIAGLTPFLVSRQVVTGSGRVGIGPSGDEPGFQLSQRSDYIEVEVGLETTLKRGIINTRDEPHADADKYRRLHVIIGDANLSETSTYLKLGTTALVLDLIEEGMDLTDLALARPVHAVHVVSRDPSLRATVALADGRELTALALQRIYLDRVAKLVDSRDPDPRAAHVVETWADVLDLLERDPMECAEILDWPAKLRLLEGFRNRENLGWSAPRLHLVDLQYSDVRLDKGLYNRLVARGSMKRLVTEQQVIDAVDNPPTDTRAYFRGECLRRFGADIAAASWDSVIFDLGGDSLVRIPTLEPLRGSKAHVGALLDSVDSAVELVEQLTN, from the coding sequence ATGCAACGGATTATCGGAACAGAGGTCGAGTACGGCATCTCGTCGCCGTCCGATCCCACCGCGAATCCGATATTGACCTCCACCCAAGCGGTGCTGGCGTACGCGGCGGCCGCGGGCATTCAGCGAGCCAAACGTACGCGCTGGGACTACGAGGTCGAATCGCCCCTTCGCGATGCCCGCGGGTTCGATCTGAGCCGGTCAGCAGGTCCGCCGCCGGTGGTGGACGCCGACGAGGTCGGCGCGGCCAACATGATCCTTACCAACGGCGCCCGACTGTACGTCGACCACGCACATCCGGAGTACTCCGCGCCGGAGTGCACCGACCCGCTGGACGCGGTGATCTGGGACAAGGCCGGCGAGCGGGTGATGGAGGCCGCAGCGCGCCACGTCGCGAGCGTGCCAGGAGCCGCCAAGCTGCAGCTTTACAAGAACAACATCGACAACAAGGGCGCCTCCTACGGGTCCCACGAGAACTACCTCATGAGCCGTCAAACGCCGTTCTCGGCGGTCATTGCCGGGTTGACGCCGTTCCTGGTGTCGCGTCAGGTGGTGACGGGATCGGGCCGCGTCGGAATCGGGCCGTCGGGTGACGAGCCGGGCTTCCAGCTGTCACAGCGCTCCGACTACATCGAGGTCGAGGTCGGGCTCGAGACGACGCTCAAGCGCGGCATCATCAACACCCGCGATGAACCGCACGCCGACGCCGACAAATACCGCAGGCTCCACGTCATCATCGGCGACGCCAACCTGTCCGAGACGTCGACCTATCTCAAGCTCGGCACCACCGCGCTGGTGCTGGACCTGATCGAAGAGGGCATGGACCTCACCGATCTGGCCTTGGCCCGTCCCGTGCACGCCGTCCACGTCGTCAGCCGCGACCCGTCGTTGCGGGCCACGGTCGCACTCGCCGACGGCCGTGAGCTGACTGCCCTTGCGCTGCAACGGATCTATCTGGACCGGGTGGCCAAACTGGTGGACAGTCGCGACCCCGACCCGCGTGCCGCGCATGTCGTCGAAACGTGGGCCGACGTGCTCGACCTGTTGGAGCGCGACCCGATGGAGTGCGCGGAGATCCTGGACTGGCCTGCCAAGCTGCGGCTGCTGGAAGGCTTCCGCAACCGGGAGAACCTCGGCTGGTCGGCACCGCGTCTGCACCTGGTCGACCTGCAGTACTCCGACGTCCGGCTGGACAAAGGCCTGTACAACCGGCTCGTCGCACGCGGGTCGATGAAGCGACTGGTCACCGAACAGCAGGTGATCGACGCCGTGGACAACCCACCCACCGACACGCGGGCATACTTCCGTGGCGAATGTCTTCGGCGGTTCGGCGCGGACATCGCCGCGGCCAGCTGGGACTCGGTGATCTTCGACCTCGGCGGAGATTCGCTCGTCCGGATTCCCACCCTCGAGCCGCTACGCGGCAGCAAGGCCCACGTCGGCGCCCTGCTCGATTCCGTGGACAGCGCTGTCGAACTGGTGGAACAGCTCACCAACTGA
- a CDS encoding ubiquitin-like protein Pup encodes MAQEQTKRGGGGGDDDDPTGSAGAGQERREKLAEETDDLLDEIDDVLEENAEDFVRAYVQKGGQ; translated from the coding sequence ATGGCGCAGGAGCAGACGAAGCGTGGTGGCGGCGGCGGCGATGACGACGACCCCACCGGTAGCGCAGGCGCAGGCCAGGAGCGTCGCGAGAAGCTCGCCGAAGAGACCGATGACCTGCTTGACGAGATCGATGACGTGCTGGAAGAGAACGCTGAGGACTTCGTTCGCGCGTACGTCCAGAAGGGTGGCCAGTGA
- the prcB gene encoding proteasome subunit beta — protein MTWPNREQLAFPSPLPGVPSVPVDLSSFSELLRRQAPELLPVNKHGVVPTDAVPHGTTIVALKYPGGVVMAGDRRSTQGNMIAGRDVQKVYITDDYTATGIAGTAAIAVEFARLYAVELEHYEKLEGVALTFAGKVNRLATMVRGNLGAALQGFVALPLLAGYDLDDPNPVAAGRIVSFDAAGGWNFEDEGYQSVGSGSIFAKSSMKKLYAQVSDADSALRVAVEALYDAADDDSATGGPDLVRGIYPTAVVIGADGAEEVPEERIAQFARQIIESRSRADTFGPDATHRSTDARGES, from the coding sequence GTGACCTGGCCGAATCGCGAACAGCTGGCCTTTCCCTCCCCACTCCCAGGCGTGCCGTCCGTTCCCGTGGACCTGTCGTCCTTCTCTGAGCTGCTACGGCGCCAGGCACCCGAATTGCTTCCGGTGAACAAGCACGGCGTCGTGCCGACGGATGCGGTTCCGCACGGTACGACGATCGTGGCGTTGAAGTACCCGGGCGGCGTGGTGATGGCGGGTGACCGCCGTTCGACGCAGGGCAACATGATCGCGGGTCGCGACGTGCAGAAGGTCTATATCACCGACGACTACACCGCGACGGGCATCGCAGGCACCGCGGCCATCGCGGTGGAATTCGCTCGGCTGTACGCCGTCGAACTCGAGCACTACGAAAAGCTCGAGGGCGTCGCACTGACGTTCGCAGGCAAGGTGAACCGGTTGGCCACCATGGTCCGGGGCAATCTCGGTGCGGCACTTCAGGGCTTCGTCGCGCTGCCGTTGCTCGCTGGCTACGACCTGGACGACCCCAATCCGGTGGCGGCGGGCCGCATCGTGTCGTTCGACGCGGCGGGCGGCTGGAACTTCGAAGACGAGGGTTACCAGTCGGTGGGCTCGGGTTCGATCTTCGCCAAGTCGTCGATGAAGAAGCTCTATGCACAGGTCTCCGACGCCGACTCCGCACTTCGGGTCGCCGTCGAAGCGCTCTACGACGCCGCTGACGACGACTCCGCGACGGGCGGGCCGGATCTGGTGCGCGGCATCTACCCGACCGCGGTTGTCATCGGCGCGGACGGAGCCGAAGAGGTTCCGGAGGAGCGCATCGCGCAGTTTGCCCGACAGATCATCGAAAGTCGTTCCAGAGCAGACACATTCGGCCCGGATGCGACGCATCGATCCACGGACGCCCGGGGAGAGTCGTGA
- the prcA gene encoding proteasome subunit alpha: MSFPYFISPEQAMRERSELARKGISRGRSVVVLAYADGVLFVAENPSRSLQKVSELYDRVGFAAVGRFNEFDNLRRGGIQYADTRGYAYARRDVTGRQLANVYAQTLGTIFTEQAKPYEVELCVAEVAHFGETKAPELYRITYDGSIADEPHFVVMGGTTEPIAEKLNESYTENAGLSDAAKIAIEALKAGGNGEPRTLGAATLEVAVLDVNRPRRAFRRITGSALEALLPVADAGEGEPEAT, translated from the coding sequence GTGAGCTTTCCGTATTTCATCTCGCCCGAGCAGGCGATGCGCGAGCGCTCGGAGCTCGCGCGCAAAGGTATTTCCCGCGGACGCAGCGTGGTCGTACTGGCGTACGCCGACGGTGTCCTGTTCGTTGCCGAGAACCCGTCGCGCTCACTGCAGAAGGTCAGCGAGCTGTACGACCGCGTCGGCTTCGCGGCCGTCGGTCGGTTCAACGAGTTCGACAATCTGCGCCGCGGCGGAATTCAGTACGCCGACACTCGGGGCTACGCCTACGCCCGCCGCGATGTCACCGGACGTCAGCTGGCCAACGTATACGCCCAGACGCTCGGCACGATCTTCACCGAGCAGGCCAAGCCGTACGAAGTCGAGCTCTGCGTGGCCGAGGTGGCACATTTCGGTGAAACGAAAGCGCCTGAGCTGTACCGGATCACCTACGACGGGTCGATCGCCGACGAACCGCATTTCGTGGTCATGGGCGGCACCACCGAACCGATCGCCGAGAAGCTCAACGAGTCCTACACCGAAAACGCCGGCCTTTCGGACGCCGCGAAGATCGCGATCGAGGCGTTGAAGGCCGGCGGCAACGGTGAGCCGCGCACGCTAGGGGCAGCGACCCTCGAGGTCGCCGTCCTGGATGTGAACCGGCCGCGTCGCGCCTTCCGGCGGATCACCGGCTCGGCGCTGGAGGCGCTGTTGCCCGTAGCGGACGCCGGGGAAGGCGAACCGGAGGCGACGTAG
- a CDS encoding alpha/beta fold hydrolase, producing the protein MSSRSAPVDGFRLAFDRFGVKGAPPVVLLHGWPGNRHDYRRVTSLLSGATDVVVPDLRGFGGSDKHAVAVRHFYSATAQAASIIGLIKELGLSQVVLAGYGVGSRVAQSVARMEPDLVSALVLSPPLPGAGDRVLTARAQSEFWYQGFHQLPLAAQLIDGNPDAVREYLRHFWSHWSAPNFVVPEDDLERLVSDYALPGAFTASIAWYRAGAGMIAQSLSELPPDRAIKIHVPTDVLWPQHDPLFPREWSDRLDSYFSDVELHFAFDAGHFTPLECPDQFAELVLIRARPSDAA; encoded by the coding sequence ATGTCGTCGCGCAGCGCCCCGGTGGACGGTTTCCGGCTCGCATTTGACCGATTCGGCGTCAAGGGCGCGCCGCCGGTGGTGTTGCTGCACGGCTGGCCCGGCAACCGCCACGACTATCGACGGGTCACGTCGCTGCTGTCCGGGGCCACCGATGTCGTCGTCCCCGACCTGCGCGGATTCGGCGGATCCGACAAGCACGCCGTCGCCGTCCGCCACTTCTACAGCGCCACCGCGCAAGCGGCCAGCATCATCGGTCTCATCAAAGAACTCGGGCTTTCCCAGGTGGTGCTCGCGGGATATGGCGTCGGCAGCCGGGTCGCCCAGAGCGTCGCCCGGATGGAACCCGACCTGGTGTCGGCGTTGGTGCTCTCTCCCCCACTGCCCGGTGCCGGTGACCGGGTGCTGACCGCCCGGGCGCAGAGCGAGTTCTGGTATCAAGGGTTCCACCAACTGCCGCTCGCCGCGCAGCTGATCGATGGCAATCCCGACGCCGTCAGGGAATATCTTCGGCACTTCTGGTCGCATTGGTCCGCACCGAATTTCGTTGTCCCCGAGGATGATCTGGAGCGGTTGGTATCCGACTATGCGCTGCCCGGAGCATTCACCGCGTCCATCGCGTGGTACCGCGCCGGCGCGGGAATGATCGCCCAGTCACTCTCCGAATTGCCGCCGGATCGCGCCATAAAGATACATGTGCCCACCGATGTGCTGTGGCCCCAGCATGATCCGCTGTTCCCGCGTGAGTGGTCCGACCGCCTCGACTCCTACTTCAGCGATGTGGAGCTGCATTTCGCGTTCGATGCCGGGCATTTCACGCCACTCGAATGTCCCGACCAATTCGCCGAGCTCGTCCTCATTCGGGCGCGCCCGAGCGACGCCGCGTGA